DNA sequence from the Nitrospirota bacterium genome:
AGAAAAAAAACCGGGTATCCGGTATGTCTTCTGGAATAGTTCATCGTCTCATCCTTTTCTGTAGTGTAACAGGAATACGTCATTCCTTTCGCGATTTTTTAAGAATACCACACAGGGAAATCCATACTCAATACAACAGAACCGTCCTGTTTCCGCAAAGCTTTGAGCGCAGGAAAGCTGCGGGACCGTCATATTCAGCAAGGACATGGTATTGCGCAAACAGTAGCACACGGGATATAGTTATTCATGTCAGGGACATGGCGTTTCATCGACAGCGGGAACTGTTCCGCGGCCTTCAACATGGCCATGGATGAGGCTATTGCAACCTCTGTCAGGAGAGCGGACTCTGCTCCGACATTCAGGTTTTACGGCTGGGATGTCCCGTCCGTCAGCATCGGATACTTCCAGAAAATACACGATATCGATCTTCAGTCCTGCAAAAAGAACCATATCCCCGTAGTAAGAAGGCTTACCGGCGGACGCGCCGTCCTGCACGGCAATGAGATCACCTACAGTTTTTCCTCAAAATCTTCCGGTATGCTGTCCGGAGGACTGCGCGACAGTTATAGAAAACTCAGTGAGGCCTTTTCACTTGCACTGTCAAAGATCGGGATAGCAACAGATACCGATCTGGAGAGAAAGAGGCGCCGTTCCCCTGACTCTGTGCACCGGGAGCGAAGCCCGGAATGTTTTCAGTCAACCTCATTCGGCGAACTCACGTCATCCAGCAAAAAAATTATCGGGTCTGCCCAGAGACGATGGGCTGACGGTCTGCTTCAGCAAGGGTCACTGCCGTTTATGCTGAATTCGGATGCCATGCGGGAGATATTCATGCAGAAGCCGGATGCAAACGTCGAAAAGTCCTATATCGGTCTGAATGAAATTCTGCCTGACCTCGGAATCGACATGGTAAAAGACGTTATTAAGATCTCGTTTGAAGAGACCTTCGGGATACGATTTGTTCCGTCTCCCCCTTCAGAGGAAGAATTCTCACTTGCCCGCGTCTTCGAGGCTGAAAAATATTCCTCCCGCGCATGGACTTTCAGACGATAAACAGTCCCAATTCGGGTATAATGGAAAATCATGTATATTTTTCTGAACGGAAAGATTGTTCCTTCAAAAGAAGCAGTCGTTTCAGTCTTTGACCACGGGTTCCTCTACGGCGACGGAATCTATGAAACCATGCGGGTCTATGACGGTGTGGTATTCAAGATTGATGAACACCTCCGCAGGCTTTACCGCTCTGCGTCCCTTATCGGGCTGACGATTCCCCCCGATATAAACTATTTCAAAATAGCACTCTACGAAACACTGATTGCCAACGCACTCAGGAACGCGTACGTCAGACTGACAGTTTCCAGGGGACACGGTCCGCTCGGTCTTGATCCTGACCTCTGCGCCGAGCCGACAATCGTTATCTTTGCACAGGAACTCAGGGAATATCCCAGAGCCTTCTACGACAGCGGCATCAGTCTGATCATCGCTGAAACGCGGAGGAACCTCAGGGAGGCAATCGACCCGCGCATAAAATCACTCAATTTTTTGAACAATATCCTCGCAAAAATCGAGGCGAAAAAGAGTAACGCATATGAAGCACTGATGCTGAATGCGCATGGAAACCTTACCGAAGGCACGATCAGCAATATTTTCTTCTGTGCAAACGGACTGCTCTGCACCCCGTCGCCTGACTGCGGGATACTCGATGGAATAACACGCGGAATCATCATTGACCTTGCCAGAAAAGAAGGGATCAGGGTCGCGGAAGGGAAATTCACACAACACGACATTTATGCCGCCGAAGAGGTCTTTATCACCAATACCACGATGGAGGCGATGCCGGTATCGAGAGTCGATTCACAAACCTATCCTGTCGGACAGGTCGCACGGCTGCTCAGAAAACTGTACCGCCGGGAAGTGAATGCATATGTTGCCAATGAAAAGGCAGAAGGGCCTTCGTTGTGGGGATTGGAAGAGTAAGCGCTTACCTTCTATAATTCCTGCGAATCGCGTTATTTTGGCACTTTAAATGAACAGTTTTCTTAAAACCTGAGATGGATAATATGTATTGCCTAACTGATCTGACATCTATAAAATATGGCCTAGCGTCTGCAACTTACGAACGCAGAAAAAGAAGGGGGGTGGGAGATGGTAAAACTGGTTGCACCTGTTTTCTAAAACAGGGGACGGTATTTATTCAGTAAGACAATTATATTGCATATTCAGAGAAGTCTAACAATGTCTTTTGGGGGGAAGATATGTTGAAACGACTGTTAATCATTATATGCTTTCTGGTTGTTACGCCGGATTTCTCATTTGCGAAAAACGATATCAATGTTGAGTTTGAAGGTCGATATTGGATTACTGATTTGACTGCAGAGGCCAAAGTCACAGAGGATGGCATCGGAACAGAAATAGATTTCCAGGATGATCTCGGGCTTGATGACAAAAACTTTCCTGAAGGCAGATTCACGTGGTATCCTGGTGCCAACAGCAGAATAAGGGTTTCCTATACACAAATATCATACGACGGTGATAAGGAGATTGATAAAACAATAGATTTTGCAGGAGAAACCTATTCGATAGGGTCTCGGGTAATCACAGACCTCGAGCTGAAGTATCTGCGACTCGGATGGATATGGCAGTTTGTCAATATAAGGAA
Encoded proteins:
- a CDS encoding biotin/lipoate A/B protein ligase family protein; translation: MSGTWRFIDSGNCSAAFNMAMDEAIATSVRRADSAPTFRFYGWDVPSVSIGYFQKIHDIDLQSCKKNHIPVVRRLTGGRAVLHGNEITYSFSSKSSGMLSGGLRDSYRKLSEAFSLALSKIGIATDTDLERKRRRSPDSVHRERSPECFQSTSFGELTSSSKKIIGSAQRRWADGLLQQGSLPFMLNSDAMREIFMQKPDANVEKSYIGLNEILPDLGIDMVKDVIKISFEETFGIRFVPSPPSEEEFSLARVFEAEKYSSRAWTFRR
- a CDS encoding aminotransferase class IV — translated: MYIFLNGKIVPSKEAVVSVFDHGFLYGDGIYETMRVYDGVVFKIDEHLRRLYRSASLIGLTIPPDINYFKIALYETLIANALRNAYVRLTVSRGHGPLGLDPDLCAEPTIVIFAQELREYPRAFYDSGISLIIAETRRNLREAIDPRIKSLNFLNNILAKIEAKKSNAYEALMLNAHGNLTEGTISNIFFCANGLLCTPSPDCGILDGITRGIIIDLARKEGIRVAEGKFTQHDIYAAEEVFITNTTMEAMPVSRVDSQTYPVGQVARLLRKLYRREVNAYVANEKAEGPSLWGLEE